One window from the genome of Poecilia reticulata strain Guanapo linkage group LG9, Guppy_female_1.0+MT, whole genome shotgun sequence encodes:
- the rnf181 gene encoding E3 ubiquitin-protein ligase RNF181, whose product MASYFDEHDCEPTNPEEQYRQNALLELARSLMQGLDLIDSGAFDLSDWDQRLPPPAAKTAVQTLTVVVISAEQADKGLKCPVCLLEFEEQETVREMPCKHLFHSGCILPWLGKTNSCPLCRLELPTDNPEYEEFKKDKERRKQREHRLEDLHGAMYT is encoded by the exons ATGGCCTCATACTTTGATGAACATGACTGTGAGCCCACCAACCCTGAGGAGCAATATCGTCAGAATGCACTACTGGAGCTGGCCAG GTCCTTAATGCAGGGTTTGGACCTGATTGACTCCGGGGCATTCGACCTGTCAGACTGGGACCAGCGGCTTCCTCCCCCGGCTGCCAAAACTGCTGTTCAGACCCTCACTGTGGTCGTCATTTCCGCAGAACAAGCAG ACAAAGGTTTGAAGTGTCCTGTGTGTTTGCTGGAGTTCGAGGAACAAGAGACGGTTCGAGAAATGCCTTGCAAACACCTCTTCCACTCAGGATGTATACTACCCTGGTTGGGCAAG ACTAACTCCTGTCCACTTTGCCGACTTGAGTTACCGACTGACAATCCAGAGTATGAGGAGTTTAAAAAGGACAAG gagagaagaaaacagagggAGCACCGACTTGAGGACCTGCATGGAGCTATGTACACCTGA